TCGGCGCGGGTTTCCTGGAGCTGCTGGTAGAGCGCCTGGATGGCGGCGAAGGCGACGCCGTGGGCGTCGGTGGTGGCAATGTGCTTGTCGTCGGTTCCGACTCCGAAGGCAGCATGGAAGTCCTGGGCCACCGGACCGATGTGGCGCACGGCGCCCTGGTCCCGCTTGTAGCTCCAGGAAGTGACCGGCATCTCGCCGATCTTGGTCAGGATGTCCGCCGGATTCACCGGCTGGAAGTCCTCCTTCATGCTGCGGTCGGAGGTCAGGAACACGCCATTGGCGGTGACATCGCCCTGAAAGTTGGCATCGCCGTTGCTGTAGAGGGTCAGCTGGTCGCCCCCGTCCAACTCGAGATTGAATTGGTTGGCCCGGTATACCTGGCGCCATTCCCACGAGGTGCCGTTGGTGTTGCCGGTGACGGTGGAGCGCAGGTTGAGATCGCCGGTCGCTTCCACGGTGAGGAAGTTCTGAACACCGAGGGTGTCGGTGGTGACGATTTCCAAGGCCGGGGCGCTATTGGCGTCTTCGGTAGTGAGCGACAGATTCTGAGCGGAGCTGATGAGAGGCAGCGCCAGGATTAGAGCCGCTACCGCGATGCAGACGAGGGGACGGCGGGTGGGGGTGAGGGGGCAGGTTCGATGCATGATGTTGTCTCCTGTTGGTTTGCGAGCGATTTCCACTCCGGAAAAGCCCGGAGTAATGAAATGAAGGCAATTATCAAAAGAATACAACAAGAGGAAATTGATCAATAAAAAAGCTCCCCGCGGGACCCGAAGCGAGTCCCGCGGGGAGCTTCAACTAGACAAACGGAAGGCGGGGGGTTAGCCCCGCTGGAGCCTCAGGGCTCCTGGGTGTTCGACTCTTCGAGCTGCTGGCGCAGCTGCTCGAGCTCGGCGCGGGTTTCCTGGAGCTGCTGGTACAGCGCCTGGATCGCCGCGAAAGCGACGCCGTCGGCGTCGATGCTGGAGATGTGCTTGTCGTCGGGACCGATGCCGAAGGCGGCGTGGAAGTCCTGGGCCACCGGACCGATGTGGCGCACGGCGCCCTGGTCCCGCTTGTAGCTCCAGGAAGTCACCGGCATCTCGCCGATCTTGGTCAGGATGTCCGACGAATCCACCGGCTGGAAGTCCTCCTTCATGTTGCGGTCGGAGGTCAGGAGCACGCCGTTGGCGGTGACGTCCCCCTGGAACTCGGCGTCACCGTTGCTCTCCAGGGAGAACTGAGTGCTCACCGAGCCGACGGTGCCGAAGTTGAAGTCCAGACGGGTCTGACGGAAGTTCTGGCGCCATTCCCAATCGTCGGCGTTGTTGACGAATTGGGTCTGGATGTTGCCGGTGCCGTCGTTCTCCACCCGCAGACCGCCGAAGTTGGAGTCCGTGTCCTCCTGAACCTGAAGCCGTACGGCGTCGTCGACGCTGCTGGTTCCGATTGCGATGTCGCCGTCCACGTCGATGAAGATCGAGCTGGAAGGAGCACCGGGGCGAATGCGGAAGGGCAGGGTCGAGCCGTTGGAGACGTCGCGGATGAAGAAGTTGGTCTCGTTACCGGCGATGTCCCAGGTCTGGGGCGCGAAGCCGGAGGAGCCGTCCTGCTGCAGGCGCAGGGTCGGGGTGTCACCGTCGATGGTGTGGATCTCCGTCGACGGAGTGGAGGTGCGGGAGCCGATGCGGCCGCCGTCGTCCACGTAGAGGGAGTGGCTGCGGGCGTTGGCCTCGACGGTGAAGGGCGTGCGGTTGCCGCTGACGTCGTCGATGGAGAACTTGCTGGCGCCGCCGTTGGCGGAGTCATTGGCGGTGAGCTGCCAATCGTTGCGCGGGAAGCTGGCGGCGACACTGGTGTCGTCGAACTTGATGCGCAGGTTGTTCTCCTTCAGGCGGATGGTGTCGAAGCCGAAGCTCTCACCGTTGACGCAGTCGAAGCCGATGCAGGCGCTGCCATCGACGATGAGGTCGTCGTTGATCACGAAGTCGGCGGCGTAAAGGTTGGTGAGGATGGGGTCCTGGGTGTTCTGCAGGGCCTCCGCTTCAGAAGCACGGCTGCCCTCCGCGTTGGAGCCCTCCTCGGTGCGATTGGGATCGACGATCTGGCCGCGGTCGACGAAGATGTAGCCGTTCTGCACCAGCGGCTCCATGGGCAGGATGCCCTCGTCCTGCAGCTGGCAGACGATCTCGGTGTCGCCTTCCAGGCGAGCCCGGACCAGCCGATCCTTGATGTTCTGGTCGAGCTTCGGAATGGCGCGGGCTTCCCAGCGGTACTGGCCATCCTTGAAGCTGCGGGCGTCCAGGAACCCGCCCTTGCCGGGGTCGAAGGTCTGTTCCTCGACGAATTTGCGCGGGCCGGTGATGGTGAGAGTGATGCCGTCGTGGTTGACCAGCGGCTCGAAGGCGACTCCGTCGGGGAAGTAGCGGACATCGACGATGTCGCCGGTGGGCGGAGCGGCGTCGGCGGAGCTCGAGGGCAGCGCCAGCAGCAGGGCGAGACAAAGGAACGGAAGTACGCGGACTAGTTTCATTTCTATCCTCCTAAGCGGGATCGAGATACAGGAACAACGCAACGCACGCACCCGCCGCCACTTTGGAATTACGACCGAGGAGTCGAGACCGAGGTGACGGTCGAGCACTGGCGGATATCGAGACTCTCCTGGCGGGATACAACAAAAGATAATAGTACTGCGCGGGCTACATCGAGGCAAGCAGGCCGCAGAATCTTCTGCTGACGCTTGATCGAGAAGCGCTGAGGCGCAAGTACCCCATCATCCTATCCGGCGGCGGTCGGCGCTGAAAAGCCCCTTCCGGTTCCAGCATTCCTGGATGTTGAGGGTTGAGATCGCAGGAGGATGGAGGGTCTTGGGGGCCCAGCGAAGAGGGGCTACGCAAAAGGGCGCCCGAAAAGGGCGCCCTAGGGAAAGCCTGCACGCAGGCCCGGGTCTGATCCGCGAAACGAAGAGCCTCGCGGATGGCTAGGCTAGCCTCAGGGCTCGCAACCCTGGATGGTTTCCGCGCGCAGCTTCTCCAGCTCCGCCCGAGTCTCCTGGAGCTGCTGGTAGAGAGCCTGGATGGCGGCGAAGGCGACGCCGTCGGCGTCGGTGGTGGAGATGTGGCGGTCGTCGGCTCCGACGCCGAAGGCGGCGTGGAAGTCCTGGGCCACCGGGCCGATGTGGGGGGTAGCGTCGGCGTCGCCGCGGTAGCTCCAGCGGGTCACCGGGATGGCCGCCAGACGCTCCAAGACGTCCGCCGGATCCACCGGATCGAAGCCCTGCTTCAAGTTGCGGTCGGAGGTGGGGTTGAAGGAGGTGGCGGTGACGTTGCCGTCGATGTCCACTTCCCACTCGTTGGCACCGTCTTCCTGAGAGTCGAAGATCAGGTCTCCGGAGCGGAAGGTCTGACGCCACTCCCAACCGCCGTCGGTGTTGGCGAATTGGGTCTGGATGTTGCCGGTGCCGCTATTCTCCACTCGCAAGCCGCCGAAGTTGTTGTTCTCATGGGCCTGGACCTGGAACCGCACGTCGGCGTCGGGGCTCTGGGTGCCGAAGGAGATGTCACCGTCGACGTCGATGAAGATGCTGTTGGTGGGGGCGCCAGGGCGCAGGCGGAAAGGCAGGGTAGAGCCGTTGGAGGAGTCGCGGATGAAGAAGTTGGTCTCGTTGCCCGCCAGGTCCCAGGTCTGGGGTGCGAAGCCAGACGAGCCATCCTGCGCCAGCCGCAGAGTCGGGCTGTCGCCGGTGACCACGTGGATGTCCGCCACCGGACTGGAGGTACCGAGACCCACATCGCCCTGAGAATCGACGAAGAGGGCGTTCGAGCGGGCGCTGGCCTCGACGGTGAAGATGTCGCGGTCGTTGCTGGAGTCCCGGATAGTGAACTTAGAGCGGCCGCCGTTGGCGGAGTCGTTGGCCACCAGCTCCCAATCGTTGCGCGGGAAGGAGGCGGCGACGCTGGTGTCGTCGAATTTGATCCGCAGGTTGTTCTCCTTCAGCCGGAGAGTGTCGAAGCCGAAGGTCTCACCGTTGACGCAGTCGAAGCCGATGCAGGCGCTGCCGTCGACGATGAGATCGTCGAGGATCACCTCGTCCTCTTCCGTCAGGTTGGTGAGGGCACCGCTGGTGCTACTCAGGCCGGCGGCGGCACGATCCGTTTCCCGGTTGCCTTCCTTGAATCCGTCCTCGTTGAGGGTGAGATCGACGAGCTTGCCCCGGTAGACGCTGAAGGCGCCGCCCTGCACCAGCGGATCGAAGGGCAGGACGCCGGCGTCCTGGAGGTCGCAGATGAACTGCATGTCGTTGTCCTTGCGGGCCTGGGCGATCTGGGCACGCACCTCCGGGTCGAGCTTGGGCAGGGCGCGGACTTCCCAGCGGTACAAGCCGTCGGCGAAGTCGCGGATGTCCAAGGAGCCGCCGGCGCCGGCCCGGAATTGGTCGACGAAGGAGAATTTGCGCGGGCCGGTGACGGTGAGGTCGATGCCGTCATGGCCGATGACGGGCTCGAAAACCAGGCCGCCGGAGTAGTACTGGACATCGACGATGGTGCCCGCCGGGGGCGCCGCCATCAGGTTCGTGGGGACGAGTAAGAAGAGGGCGAGGACGAACAGGGGGACGACTCGGGCTCGGTACATGGACGAATTCCTCCTTCAGGAGATGTGGGTTGGAGACGTACTTCGACACCGGCTGGATGGGCGTTTCAGCGAGACGCTGGCCAACCCAACGAGCGCGATGGGCTCTCGAGATTCTCCTGGGCGAACAATGAAAAAAGATTGTAAGACCGTAAGGTCGCCTTGATTACACCACAAATCCCGGGAGCTGTGCAGCGAATCCGGGTGGATTTGTCATTGTCAGCCGGAGGGAATAGGGAGCCATCGCGGGTGAAAAGTCATCGGACCGGCCCCAGCCTCCTGGTGAGAAGGAGGGACCGGTCCGCCGGCCATCAGGGCTCGCAGCGCTCCAGGGCTTCGAGCCGTTGGAGCAACATGGCGCGGTCCGCCCGCGCTTCCTGGAGCTGCTGGTAGAGGGCCTGGATGGCGGCGAAGGCGACGCCGTCGGCGTCGGTGGTGGAAATGTGGCGATCGTCGGCTCCGACGCCAAAGGCGGCGTGGAAGTCCTGGGCCACGGGACCGATGTGGGGGGTGGCGTCGGCGTCTCCACGGTAGCTCCAGCGGGTCACCGGGATGGCCGCCAGTCGCTCCAAGACCTCAGCAGGATCCACCGCGTCGAAGCCTTGCTTGAGGTTACGGTCGGAGGTGGGGTTGAAGGAGGTGGCGGTGACGTTGCCGTCGGTGTCCAGCTCCCATTCGTTGGCGCCGTCCTCCTGGGAGTCGAAGATCATGTCGCCCTCGCGGAAGGTCTGGCGCCACTCCCAATCGTCCTCGAGGTTGGCGAATTGAGTTTGGATATTGCCGGTGCCGACGTTCTCCACCCGCAGGCCGGCGAAGTTGTCGTC
Above is a genomic segment from Acidobacteriota bacterium containing:
- a CDS encoding tail fiber domain-containing protein; protein product: MHRTCPLTPTRRPLVCIAVAALILALPLISSAQNLSLTTEDANSAPALEIVTTDTLGVQNFLTVEATGDLNLRSTVTGNTNGTSWEWRQVYRANQFNLELDGGDQLTLYSNGDANFQGDVTANGVFLTSDRSMKEDFQPVNPADILTKIGEMPVTSWSYKRDQGAVRHIGPVAQDFHAAFGVGTDDKHIATTDAHGVAFAAIQALYQQLQETRAELEQLRQQLEESNTPEP
- a CDS encoding tail fiber domain-containing protein, with the translated sequence MYRARVVPLFVLALFLLVPTNLMAAPPAGTIVDVQYYSGGLVFEPVIGHDGIDLTVTGPRKFSFVDQFRAGAGGSLDIRDFADGLYRWEVRALPKLDPEVRAQIAQARKDNDMQFICDLQDAGVLPFDPLVQGGAFSVYRGKLVDLTLNEDGFKEGNRETDRAAAGLSSTSGALTNLTEEDEVILDDLIVDGSACIGFDCVNGETFGFDTLRLKENNLRIKFDDTSVAASFPRNDWELVANDSANGGRSKFTIRDSSNDRDIFTVEASARSNALFVDSQGDVGLGTSSPVADIHVVTGDSPTLRLAQDGSSGFAPQTWDLAGNETNFFIRDSSNGSTLPFRLRPGAPTNSIFIDVDGDISFGTQSPDADVRFQVQAHENNNFGGLRVENSGTGNIQTQFANTDGGWEWRQTFRSGDLIFDSQEDGANEWEVDIDGNVTATSFNPTSDRNLKQGFDPVDPADVLERLAAIPVTRWSYRGDADATPHIGPVAQDFHAAFGVGADDRHISTTDADGVAFAAIQALYQQLQETRAELEKLRAETIQGCEP
- a CDS encoding tail fiber domain-containing protein; this encodes MKLVRVLPFLCLALLLALPSSSADAAPPTGDIVDVRYFPDGVAFEPLVNHDGITLTITGPRKFVEEQTFDPGKGGFLDARSFKDGQYRWEARAIPKLDQNIKDRLVRARLEGDTEIVCQLQDEGILPMEPLVQNGYIFVDRGQIVDPNRTEEGSNAEGSRASEAEALQNTQDPILTNLYAADFVINDDLIVDGSACIGFDCVNGESFGFDTIRLKENNLRIKFDDTSVAASFPRNDWQLTANDSANGGASKFSIDDVSGNRTPFTVEANARSHSLYVDDGGRIGSRTSTPSTEIHTIDGDTPTLRLQQDGSSGFAPQTWDIAGNETNFFIRDVSNGSTLPFRIRPGAPSSSIFIDVDGDIAIGTSSVDDAVRLQVQEDTDSNFGGLRVENDGTGNIQTQFVNNADDWEWRQNFRQTRLDFNFGTVGSVSTQFSLESNGDAEFQGDVTANGVLLTSDRNMKEDFQPVDSSDILTKIGEMPVTSWSYKRDQGAVRHIGPVAQDFHAAFGIGPDDKHISSIDADGVAFAAIQALYQQLQETRAELEQLRQQLEESNTQEP